A region of Nerophis ophidion isolate RoL-2023_Sa linkage group LG28, RoL_Noph_v1.0, whole genome shotgun sequence DNA encodes the following proteins:
- the LOC133544931 gene encoding cysteine-rich and transmembrane domain-containing protein 1-like — protein MSAHPPPYAPPPPAPDLSPPGTYPSLPYQAADPSYYHYGTPPPGYQNNYYGGPSGHPLSWDAPKPYGVPPKHTVYVVDDNQEARHGGGTLKSCLSACSTVLCCCCIWDLLTRNFC, from the exons ATGAGTGCACACCCGCCCCCATATGCTCCGCCTCCTCCGGCCCCAG ATCTGAGCCCGCCCGGAACCTACCCCAGCCTCCCATACCAg GCAGCAGACCCCTCCTACTACCACTACGGGACTCCGCCTCCTGGCTACCAGAACAATTATTATGGCGGGCCTTCTGGTCACCCCCTTAGTTGGGACGCTCCGAAGCCCTATGGGGTTCCGCCCAAGCACACGG TGTACGTGGTCGACGACAACCAGGAGGCGCGCCATGGCGGCGGAACTTTGAAGTCGTGCTTGTCGGCGTGCTCCACTGTGCTGTGCTGCTGTTGTATTTGGGACCTGCTGACCCGCAACTTCTGTTGA